A genomic region of Noviherbaspirillum sp. L7-7A contains the following coding sequences:
- a CDS encoding efflux RND transporter periplasmic adaptor subunit produces the protein MKKNIARPVLILLLLALLGAGAWLLASRLRHAPQEAAAPKPALTVTTVRPQTQDLPRRLVANGNVAAWQEAVVGSEAGGLRLTDVRVNVGDRVKAGDVLAVFAADAVQADMAQATAALMEAEAAAADAANNAQRARTLKDSGALSAQQINQFATGAQTAQARVEAARAGVTAQRLRLRHTRVLAPDDGVISARSATVGAVVPAGAELFRMIRQGRLEWRAEVTASELGNIQPGATAVLAAPGGADVRGRVRMVAPTVDLQNRTALVYVDLLPPDNGTLPLRAGMYARGEFDLGSAPGLTVPQQAVVVRDGFSHVFRLNADNRVSQVKVRTGRRQGERVEVVEGIAPDTLLALDGAGFLNDGDLVRRADGPAAGQ, from the coding sequence ATGAAAAAGAACATCGCCAGACCCGTGTTGATCCTGTTGCTGCTGGCGCTGCTGGGCGCCGGCGCCTGGCTGCTGGCCAGCCGCCTCCGCCATGCGCCGCAGGAAGCCGCCGCACCCAAACCGGCGCTGACGGTGACCACGGTGCGGCCCCAGACGCAGGACCTGCCGCGCCGCCTGGTTGCCAACGGCAATGTCGCCGCCTGGCAGGAAGCGGTGGTGGGCAGCGAGGCAGGCGGCCTGCGCCTGACCGATGTGCGCGTCAATGTCGGCGACAGGGTGAAGGCGGGCGACGTGCTGGCCGTGTTCGCCGCCGACGCGGTCCAGGCCGACATGGCGCAGGCGACCGCGGCGCTGATGGAAGCCGAGGCCGCGGCTGCCGACGCCGCCAACAATGCCCAGCGCGCCCGCACCCTGAAAGACAGCGGCGCGCTGTCGGCCCAGCAGATCAACCAGTTCGCCACCGGCGCCCAGACCGCCCAGGCACGGGTGGAAGCGGCGCGCGCTGGCGTAACCGCGCAACGCCTGCGGCTGCGCCACACCCGGGTGCTGGCGCCCGACGACGGCGTGATCTCGGCCCGCAGTGCCACCGTGGGCGCGGTGGTGCCGGCCGGCGCCGAGCTGTTTCGCATGATCCGCCAGGGCCGGCTGGAATGGCGTGCCGAAGTGACCGCCTCGGAGCTGGGCAACATCCAGCCCGGCGCGACGGCCGTGCTGGCCGCGCCGGGTGGCGCCGACGTGCGGGGCCGGGTGCGCATGGTGGCGCCCACCGTGGACCTGCAGAACCGCACCGCGCTGGTCTATGTCGACCTGCTGCCGCCGGACAATGGCACGCTGCCGCTGCGCGCCGGCATGTATGCGCGCGGCGAGTTCGATCTGGGCAGCGCGCCCGGCCTGACCGTGCCGCAGCAGGCGGTGGTGGTGCGCGACGGTTTCTCCCATGTGTTCCGGCTCAACGCCGACAACCGCGTCAGCCAGGTCAAGGTGCGCACCGGCCGCCGCCAGGGCGAGCGGGTGGAAGTCGTCGAGGGCATCGCGCCCGACACCTTGCTGGCGCTGGATGGCGCCGGCTTCCTGAACGACGGCGACCTGGTGCGGCGTGCCGACGGCCCGGCAGCCGGGCAATGA
- a CDS encoding efflux transporter outer membrane subunit, translating to MPLPSPRSYAALALALLGGCATTPPAAVTPEAPLAWQAPLPHQGSNAILSAWWRGQGDALLADLIDAAQAASPNLAAARAQIADARATRVGAAAALLPTLDGNLQASRSSAQPPLPMATVLQGTAQARWEADLFGANRAGRDAAEARLAGARAGWHEARVTLAAETASQYYRLRTCEKLVEVAVADAASRSETARLTNLAADAGFQAPATAALARATTAEGNSRLVQQRASCDIDIKTLVALTAMPEAELRRRLQQQPGVLPQEAALQIPALPAAVLAQRPDLARAASEVAAAAADIGAADAQRYPRLTLAGSVGAARFRSATIAGSLDTWSVGPVALTLPIFDGGRRAANLDAARERYDAAAIRYRATARQAVREVEQALVTLDATARRGEDARVAVEGYSASFAGIEARYRSGLASLLELEEARRVRLTAETALLSLLNERTAAWISLYRAAGGGWDGALAISDTSKLSERTAP from the coding sequence ATGCCGCTTCCCAGCCCACGCAGCTACGCCGCCCTCGCCCTTGCCCTGCTGGGCGGCTGCGCCACCACGCCGCCGGCAGCGGTGACGCCCGAGGCGCCGTTGGCATGGCAGGCGCCGCTGCCGCACCAGGGCAGCAATGCGATTCTATCGGCCTGGTGGCGCGGCCAGGGCGATGCGCTGCTGGCCGACCTGATCGACGCGGCCCAGGCGGCCAGCCCCAACCTGGCTGCCGCCCGCGCCCAGATCGCCGATGCCCGCGCCACCCGGGTCGGCGCCGCCGCCGCCCTGCTGCCGACGCTGGACGGCAACCTGCAGGCCAGCCGCAGCAGCGCCCAGCCGCCATTGCCGATGGCCACGGTGCTGCAGGGAACGGCGCAGGCACGCTGGGAAGCCGATTTGTTCGGCGCCAACCGCGCCGGCCGCGACGCCGCCGAAGCCAGGCTGGCCGGCGCCCGGGCCGGCTGGCATGAGGCGCGGGTCACGCTGGCCGCCGAAACCGCCAGCCAGTATTACCGCTTGCGCACCTGCGAAAAGCTGGTGGAGGTGGCGGTTGCCGACGCCGCTTCGCGCAGCGAGACCGCGCGCCTGACCAATCTCGCCGCCGACGCCGGCTTTCAGGCGCCGGCCACCGCCGCGCTGGCGCGCGCCACCACCGCCGAAGGCAACAGCCGGCTGGTGCAGCAGCGCGCCAGCTGCGACATCGACATCAAGACCCTGGTGGCGCTGACGGCGATGCCGGAAGCGGAATTGCGGCGCCGGCTGCAGCAGCAGCCCGGCGTGCTGCCGCAGGAAGCGGCCTTGCAGATTCCGGCCCTGCCGGCCGCGGTGCTGGCGCAGCGGCCCGACCTGGCGCGGGCGGCCAGCGAGGTGGCCGCCGCCGCCGCCGACATCGGCGCGGCCGACGCCCAGCGCTATCCCCGCCTGACGCTGGCCGGCTCGGTCGGCGCGGCGCGCTTTCGCAGCGCCACCATCGCCGGCTCGCTGGACACCTGGTCGGTCGGCCCGGTCGCGCTGACGCTGCCGATCTTCGACGGCGGCCGCCGCGCCGCCAACCTGGACGCGGCCCGCGAGCGCTATGACGCCGCCGCCATCCGCTACCGGGCCACGGCCCGCCAGGCGGTGCGCGAGGTGGAACAGGCGCTGGTCACGCTGGACGCCACCGCCCGCCGCGGCGAGGATGCGCGGGTGGCGGTCGAAGGCTACAGCGCCTCGTTTGCCGGCATCGAGGCGCGCTACCGCAGCGGCCTGGCCAGCCTGCTGGAACTGGAAGAGGCGCGCCGGGTCCGGCTGACTGCCGAAACAGCCCTGCTCTCCCTGCTCAACGAACGCACCGCCGCCTGGATCTCCCTCTACCGCGCCGCCGGCGGAGGATGGGACGGCGCCCTCGCCATCAGCGACACCAGCAAACTCAGCGAACGCACCGCGCCATGA
- a CDS encoding DUF2242 domain-containing protein yields the protein MSVSLRPRICLCVVPVALLAACTTSRQAVYQNEAFGDTNTYSHVYLASAAETCEAARRALLSQGYVITSSRTDAVNGRKNFQPNGEVHAEIEFHVVCAPDSADGKNSVAFVNALQDHYALKKTNSAASVGVPALGSVSLPFTGSDDSLVKVASQTILESKFYDRFFNLVERYLPASERLSEKQNADSLPAPDRSQAEK from the coding sequence ATGTCCGTCTCTCTCCGCCCCCGGATTTGCCTGTGCGTCGTGCCTGTCGCCCTGCTTGCCGCCTGCACGACCTCGAGGCAGGCGGTCTACCAGAATGAAGCCTTCGGCGACACCAATACCTATTCCCATGTCTACCTCGCCAGCGCGGCCGAAACCTGCGAGGCGGCGCGCCGGGCGCTGCTGAGCCAGGGCTATGTGATTACGTCCTCGCGCACCGATGCCGTCAATGGCCGCAAGAACTTCCAGCCCAATGGCGAGGTGCATGCCGAGATCGAATTCCACGTGGTATGCGCGCCCGACAGCGCCGACGGCAAGAACAGCGTGGCCTTCGTCAATGCCCTGCAGGACCATTACGCGCTGAAGAAGACCAACAGCGCGGCCAGTGTCGGCGTGCCGGCGCTGGGCTCGGTGTCGCTGCCCTTCACCGGCAGCGACGACTCGCTGGTGAAGGTGGCCAGCCAGACCATCCTGGAGTCGAAGTTCTACGACCGCTTCTTCAACCTGGTGGAACGCTATCTGCCGGCGTCGGAGAGGCTGTCCGAGAAACAGAACGCAGACAGCCTGCCGGCGCCGGACCGGTCGCAGGCGGAAAAGTAG
- a CDS encoding histidine phosphatase family protein → MKRLMLALLALLIWQTASAADDTALWAGLRAGTHVALMRHAQAPGVGDPSGFRLDDCRTQRNLSAEGKRQAARAGALFREHGIARATVYSSQWCRCLDTAAGLALGPVTPEPALNSFFENGGQEKSQTELVLGLIGRHPSGTPLVLVTHQVNITALIGGYVESGEIVVVRARDGKLELAGRIKPLQ, encoded by the coding sequence ATGAAAAGACTGATGCTGGCCTTGCTGGCCCTGCTGATCTGGCAAACCGCAAGCGCGGCCGACGACACCGCGCTATGGGCCGGCCTGCGTGCCGGCACCCATGTGGCCCTGATGCGCCATGCACAGGCGCCCGGCGTGGGCGACCCGTCCGGCTTTCGCCTCGACGACTGCCGCACCCAGCGCAACCTGTCGGCCGAGGGCAAGCGCCAGGCCGCACGCGCCGGCGCGCTGTTTCGCGAGCATGGCATCGCCCGCGCCACGGTGTATTCCAGCCAGTGGTGCCGCTGCCTGGATACCGCCGCCGGTCTTGCCCTGGGGCCGGTCACGCCGGAACCGGCGCTGAACTCCTTCTTCGAGAACGGCGGCCAGGAAAAGTCGCAGACGGAACTGGTGCTGGGCCTGATCGGCCGCCATCCGTCGGGCACACCGCTGGTGCTGGTGACGCACCAGGTCAACATCACCGCGCTGATCGGCGGCTATGTGGAATCGGGCGAGATCGTCGTGGTCAGGGCGAGGGACGGCAAGCTGGAACTTGCCGGCCGCATCAAGCCGCTGCAGTAA
- a CDS encoding ATP-binding protein, whose amino-acid sequence MKSLRARLSAFLLAAALLAAGVTGLLTYRNTLRENEQLFDYQLRQTALSLRDQGAAAGLPPAPGPGEEAPSVVAQIWTMNGTTLYLSHPDSGLPDRAVLGFSNVDAGNRRWRVYSMAARGRIVQVAQPLELRRDLAAAAALRSLRPLLIFAPLMALLIWLLVDRALKPVQRLALEVKRRDAASLEPLPEQDLPSEVEPVAHAINSLLGRLKLAFDSQRAFVADAAHELRSPLTALTLQLQLLSRAGDAAGREAAAAQLRQGVERASRLIEQLLAAARTAPGEAPAVLAPLDLAETARAALADAWPQAEARRIELALEAPAPVAIHADAESLRILMRNLLDNAIRYTPPGGQVAVNVARRGEEALLTVDDSGPGIPAAERERAFQRFYRGQAQAADSTGSGLGLAIVANIAARHGAPVALADAPLGGLRVEVRFPLPAQ is encoded by the coding sequence ATGAAGTCGCTGCGCGCCCGGCTTTCGGCATTCCTGCTGGCGGCGGCGCTGCTGGCGGCCGGCGTCACCGGCCTCCTGACCTACCGCAATACCCTGCGCGAGAACGAGCAGCTGTTTGACTACCAGCTGCGCCAGACCGCGCTGTCGCTGCGCGACCAGGGCGCGGCCGCCGGCCTGCCGCCGGCCCCCGGTCCGGGCGAGGAAGCGCCGTCGGTGGTGGCGCAGATCTGGACCATGAACGGCACCACCCTCTACCTGTCGCATCCGGACAGCGGCCTGCCCGACCGCGCCGTGCTGGGTTTTTCCAATGTCGATGCCGGCAACCGGCGCTGGCGGGTCTACAGCATGGCCGCGCGCGGCCGCATCGTCCAGGTGGCGCAGCCGCTGGAGTTGCGGCGCGACCTGGCCGCCGCCGCCGCGCTGCGCAGCCTGCGCCCGCTGCTGATCTTCGCGCCGCTGATGGCGCTCCTGATCTGGCTGCTGGTCGATCGGGCGCTCAAGCCGGTGCAGCGGCTGGCGCTGGAAGTCAAGCGGAGGGATGCCGCCAGCCTGGAGCCGCTGCCGGAGCAGGACCTGCCGAGCGAGGTCGAGCCGGTGGCGCATGCGATCAATTCCCTGCTGGGCCGGCTGAAGCTGGCGTTCGACAGCCAGCGCGCCTTCGTCGCCGACGCCGCCCATGAACTGCGTTCGCCGCTGACGGCGCTGACGCTGCAGCTGCAGCTGCTGTCGCGCGCCGGCGATGCCGCCGGCCGGGAAGCGGCCGCCGCCCAGCTGCGCCAGGGCGTGGAGCGCGCCAGCCGCCTGATCGAGCAACTGCTGGCGGCGGCGCGTACCGCGCCCGGCGAAGCGCCGGCGGTGCTTGCGCCGCTGGACCTGGCCGAGACGGCGCGCGCCGCGCTGGCCGATGCCTGGCCGCAAGCCGAGGCGCGCCGTATCGAGCTTGCGCTGGAGGCGCCGGCGCCGGTTGCCATCCATGCCGATGCCGAGTCGTTGCGCATACTCATGCGCAACCTGCTGGACAATGCGATACGCTACACGCCACCGGGCGGCCAGGTGGCGGTCAATGTGGCGCGGCGTGGCGAGGAAGCGCTGCTGACGGTGGACGACAGCGGCCCCGGCATCCCCGCCGCGGAGCGCGAGCGCGCCTTCCAGCGCTTCTACCGTGGCCAGGCCCAGGCCGCCGACAGCACCGGCAGCGGCCTGGGCCTGGCCATCGTCGCCAATATCGCCGCCCGCCATGGCGCGCCGGTTGCGCTGGCCGATGCGCCGCTGGGCGGCCTGCGGGTGGAAGTCCGGTTTCCGCTGCCGGCACAATGA
- a CDS encoding response regulator transcription factor — protein sequence MRILLAEDDNMIGSAVREALLQDGYVVDWLRDGPRADAALAAGDYDLVLLDLGLPGKEGLDILRGLRARRKTLPVIIITARDAVESRVAGLDAGADDYLVKPFDLDELAARIRSALRRSAGRTGPGLQLGGVALDLARRSVQRDGAPVTLSAREYAIVEALALRPGAILSRAQLEERMYGWGEEIESNAVEVHIHAIRRKLGAEFIRNVRGVGYYIPRPDGAA from the coding sequence ATGCGCATACTCCTGGCCGAAGACGACAACATGATAGGCAGCGCCGTGCGCGAGGCGCTGCTGCAGGATGGCTACGTGGTCGACTGGCTGCGCGACGGTCCGCGCGCCGACGCCGCGCTGGCCGCCGGCGACTACGACCTGGTGCTGCTGGACCTGGGGCTGCCCGGCAAAGAGGGGCTGGACATCCTGCGCGGCCTGCGCGCCAGGCGCAAGACGCTGCCGGTGATCATCATCACCGCCCGCGACGCGGTGGAGTCGCGGGTGGCCGGGCTGGATGCGGGCGCCGACGACTACCTGGTCAAGCCCTTCGATCTCGACGAACTGGCCGCCCGGATCCGCTCGGCCCTGCGGCGCAGCGCCGGCCGCACCGGTCCCGGCCTGCAGCTGGGCGGCGTTGCGCTCGACCTGGCGCGCCGCAGCGTGCAGCGCGACGGCGCGCCGGTCACGCTGTCGGCGCGGGAATACGCGATCGTCGAGGCGCTGGCGCTGCGGCCGGGCGCGATCCTGTCGCGGGCGCAGCTGGAGGAAAGGATGTACGGCTGGGGCGAGGAAATCGAGAGCAATGCGGTGGAGGTGCATATCCATGCGATCCGGCGCAAGCTGGGCGCGGAGTTCATCCGCAATGTGCGCGGCGTGGGCTACTACATTCCGCGTCCGGACGGCGCCGCATGA
- a CDS encoding YbhN family protein, giving the protein MPDSDHPSQRTHAPDANRGATHRLRRAAGPLFGLAIVALALWGLHGMLRESSPHAIAAALRALPPQRLALALGCLLLAYLALTCYDFLSLRWLGRPQQWRRSAPVTAAAFALGNVSFNAMVVGGGVRYAGLRPLGLAPSGIAQMAVFASLGFWLAYGTVGGLLFAVDPVKPSVRMAGLLLLAPAAYLLLSRRPRTLRLRGYLMTLPPLPLCAGQLAAGVAELLAMSSVLWLLLPAIPGLTWSHFMQAFLLAIVAGSASQAPGGLGVFDSAFLALLPEGADVSQAVAALLAFRVLYYLLPLLLALAALGVRSLARRRN; this is encoded by the coding sequence ATGCCCGATTCCGACCATCCCAGCCAACGTACCCATGCTCCTGACGCGAACCGCGGCGCAACGCACCGCCTGCGCCGCGCCGCCGGCCCGCTGTTTGGCCTGGCCATCGTGGCGCTGGCATTGTGGGGCCTGCATGGAATGCTCAGGGAGAGCAGTCCGCACGCGATCGCCGCCGCGCTGCGCGCGTTGCCGCCGCAGCGGCTGGCGCTGGCGCTGGGCTGCCTGCTGCTGGCTTACCTGGCACTGACCTGCTATGACTTTCTGAGCCTGCGCTGGCTGGGCCGCCCCCAGCAGTGGCGACGCAGCGCGCCAGTGACGGCTGCCGCGTTTGCACTGGGCAATGTGTCGTTCAATGCCATGGTGGTCGGCGGCGGCGTGCGCTATGCCGGCCTGCGGCCGCTGGGCCTGGCGCCGTCCGGGATCGCCCAGATGGCGGTGTTTGCCAGCCTGGGGTTCTGGCTGGCCTACGGGACCGTTGGCGGCTTGCTGTTCGCGGTCGACCCGGTCAAGCCTTCGGTGCGGATGGCCGGCTTGCTGCTGCTGGCGCCGGCGGCCTACCTGCTGCTGTCGCGCCGGCCGCGCACCTTGCGCCTGCGCGGTTACCTGATGACCTTGCCGCCGTTGCCGCTGTGCGCCGGCCAGCTGGCGGCCGGGGTGGCGGAACTGCTGGCCATGTCCAGCGTGCTGTGGCTGCTGCTGCCGGCCATTCCGGGTCTCACCTGGAGCCATTTCATGCAGGCTTTCCTGCTTGCCATCGTGGCAGGCAGCGCCAGCCAGGCGCCGGGCGGCCTGGGCGTGTTCGACTCGGCCTTCCTGGCGCTGCTGCCCGAGGGCGCCGATGTCTCGCAGGCGGTGGCCGCGCTGCTGGCCTTCCGCGTGCTGTATTACCTGCTGCCGCTGCTGCTGGCGCTGGCGGCGCTGGGAGTGCGCTCGCTGGCGCGACGCCGGAACTGA
- a CDS encoding efflux RND transporter periplasmic adaptor subunit, with protein MDARTLIKATPAPRPATAVAPARPPAARSGPGRKRTAYLILALLALGLVGWLLFAPAPLGAELATVRTGPLQVAVSNQGQVRIHDKYVLAAPVAGRLARSPLDDGDPVRQGQVLATLYPAPMDPRQREQAQARLESARALAREAEMRVQRSASDLALAASERSRTERLVAEKFVSPQAMEKARSAEAAARAEADAARARSQAAMGDVRAAQAALIAADAAAEQRGQQPLPLTSPVDGYVLKVHEKSERIVAAGAPLVSVGNPADYEIVADVLSTDAVRIKPGQTMWLDDWGGGQSLRATVRLVEPVAFTKVSALGVEEQRVNVIATPVDALGPLGDGYRVEARVVTWEAERVRKVPGSSLFRVGEAWHVFAVEDGRIRERPVRVGQRNQEEAQVEGGLAEGAQVVKFPNNQMKDGMRVQALR; from the coding sequence ATGGATGCACGCACCCTGATCAAGGCAACGCCGGCGCCCAGGCCGGCAACGGCCGTCGCGCCGGCCAGGCCCCCGGCCGCAAGGTCCGGCCCCGGCCGCAAGCGCACCGCCTACCTCATCCTGGCGCTGCTGGCCCTTGGCCTCGTGGGCTGGCTGCTGTTCGCGCCGGCGCCGCTGGGCGCCGAGCTCGCCACGGTCCGGACCGGGCCGCTGCAGGTGGCCGTGAGCAACCAGGGCCAGGTCCGCATCCACGACAAGTACGTGCTGGCCGCGCCGGTGGCGGGCCGGCTGGCGCGCAGCCCGCTGGACGATGGCGACCCGGTGCGCCAGGGCCAGGTGCTGGCGACCTTGTATCCGGCGCCGATGGACCCGCGCCAGCGCGAGCAGGCCCAGGCGCGGCTGGAGTCGGCGCGGGCGCTGGCGCGCGAGGCGGAAATGCGGGTGCAGCGCAGCGCCAGCGACCTGGCCCTGGCGGCGAGCGAGCGCAGCCGCACCGAACGCCTGGTGGCAGAGAAATTCGTCTCGCCGCAGGCAATGGAAAAGGCCCGTTCGGCCGAAGCCGCGGCGCGCGCCGAGGCCGACGCCGCCCGTGCCCGCTCGCAGGCGGCGATGGGCGACGTGCGCGCCGCCCAGGCCGCGCTGATTGCAGCGGATGCCGCCGCCGAGCAGCGCGGCCAGCAACCGTTGCCGCTAACCTCGCCGGTGGATGGCTATGTGCTGAAGGTGCATGAAAAGAGCGAGCGCATCGTCGCCGCCGGCGCGCCGCTGGTATCGGTCGGCAATCCGGCCGACTACGAGATCGTGGCAGACGTGCTGTCCACCGATGCGGTGCGCATCAAGCCGGGCCAGACCATGTGGCTGGACGACTGGGGCGGCGGCCAGTCGCTGCGCGCCACGGTGCGCCTGGTCGAGCCGGTCGCCTTCACCAAGGTGTCGGCGCTGGGGGTGGAGGAACAGCGGGTCAACGTGATCGCCACGCCGGTCGATGCGCTCGGTCCGCTGGGCGACGGCTACCGGGTCGAGGCGCGGGTGGTGACCTGGGAAGCCGAACGGGTGCGCAAGGTGCCGGGCAGCAGCCTGTTCCGGGTCGGCGAGGCCTGGCATGTTTTCGCGGTGGAAGACGGCCGCATCCGCGAGCGCCCGGTCAGGGTGGGCCAGCGCAACCAGGAAGAGGCGCAGGTGGAGGGTGGTTTGGCGGAAGGGGCGCAGGTGGTGAAGTTTCCGAATAACCAGATGAAGGATGGCATGCGGGTGCAAGCCTTGCGTTGA
- a CDS encoding ABC transporter permease, translating into MVMPAFINALDRKLLRDLWRMRGQVLAVAMVALCGIATFVTMRGGYEALLSAQEAYYERYRFADVFASVRRAPANIVGRVQAIPGVSQAQGRVVFDASLDVPGLDEPASGRLVSLAPDGAGLNRVHLRSGRLPGTLGRNEVLVSEAFSGANRLRPGDTLGAIINGRREQLRIAGIAISPEYVNEIKGNSFPDNRRFGVLWMDRDALAGALAMRDGINDITVTLAPHASEQQVIAELDRLLAPYGAIGAYGRSEQLSHNFLASELAQSRVSSTVLPAIFLAVAAFLIHNVLLRLTTLQRAQIGLLKSFGYSRLAVSLHYMKFALLTVMTGGMGGIAVGAWLGHGLARLYARFYHFPQLSFSLSGFAIAAALSIAALSAVAGALMAARRVVTLSPAESMRPEAPARYRPGPLERLGLQRWIALPVRMVLRNLERKPAKSLLSILGLASALALVITGQYTFDALNEIVRVQFRVAQRDDVTLSFNEPRDWAVAHNLEALPGVLRVEPFRSAAVTMRFRHRSKRTAIIALPPRRELRRVLDEGERAIDLPPRGIVLTRMLADTLGIAEGEHLEIDFMEGQRQHARTPVARIIDEPIGMLSYMDARAMAALAQEPLLASGAFLAVDPKTQGTLYRQLKTVPAIRSVSLREATLQSFLSTVAENMRINTVVLVGFACIIALGVVYNATRIALSEQAIELASLRILGFTNVEVAAMLLGQQAALTLASLPLGCLLGYGLAALLSELLSQDLFRIPLVVSRRTFLLSIGVVLAAAAVASALVWRKVRRLDLIEVLKTRE; encoded by the coding sequence ATGGTGATGCCGGCCTTCATCAATGCGCTGGACCGCAAGCTGCTGCGCGACCTGTGGCGCATGCGCGGCCAGGTGCTGGCGGTGGCCATGGTGGCGCTGTGCGGCATCGCCACCTTCGTCACCATGCGCGGCGGCTACGAGGCGCTGCTCTCCGCGCAGGAGGCCTATTACGAGCGCTACCGCTTCGCCGATGTGTTCGCCAGCGTGCGCCGGGCGCCGGCGAACATCGTTGGCCGGGTGCAGGCGATTCCCGGCGTCAGCCAGGCCCAGGGCCGGGTGGTGTTCGATGCCTCGCTCGATGTGCCGGGGCTGGACGAGCCTGCCAGCGGCCGGCTGGTATCGCTGGCGCCGGACGGCGCCGGCCTGAACCGGGTGCATCTGCGCTCGGGCCGGCTGCCGGGCACATTGGGGCGCAATGAAGTGCTGGTCAGCGAAGCCTTTTCCGGCGCCAACCGGCTGCGTCCGGGAGACACCCTGGGCGCGATCATCAATGGCCGGCGCGAGCAGCTGCGCATCGCCGGCATTGCGATCTCGCCGGAATATGTCAACGAGATCAAGGGCAACAGCTTTCCCGACAACCGGCGCTTCGGCGTGCTGTGGATGGACCGCGATGCGCTGGCCGGCGCACTGGCCATGCGCGACGGCATCAATGACATCACCGTCACGCTGGCGCCGCATGCCAGCGAGCAGCAGGTGATCGCGGAACTGGACCGCCTGCTGGCGCCCTACGGCGCGATCGGCGCCTATGGCCGCAGCGAGCAGCTGTCGCACAATTTCCTGGCCAGCGAGCTGGCCCAGAGCCGGGTCAGCTCGACCGTGCTGCCGGCGATCTTCCTCGCCGTGGCGGCCTTCCTGATCCATAACGTGCTGCTGCGGCTGACCACGCTGCAGCGGGCGCAGATCGGCCTGTTGAAGAGCTTCGGCTACAGCCGGCTGGCGGTCAGCCTGCATTACATGAAGTTTGCGCTGCTGACCGTCATGACCGGCGGCATGGGCGGCATCGCGGTCGGCGCCTGGCTGGGCCACGGGCTGGCCCGGCTGTATGCCCGCTTCTATCACTTTCCGCAGCTGTCGTTCTCGCTGTCGGGCTTCGCGATTGCCGCGGCGCTGTCGATTGCCGCGCTGTCGGCGGTGGCCGGCGCGCTGATGGCGGCGCGGCGGGTGGTGACGCTGTCGCCGGCCGAGTCGATGCGGCCGGAGGCGCCGGCGCGCTACCGGCCGGGGCCGCTGGAGCGGCTAGGCCTGCAACGCTGGATCGCGCTGCCGGTGCGCATGGTGCTGCGCAACCTGGAGCGCAAGCCGGCCAAGAGCCTGCTGTCCATCCTCGGCCTGGCCTCGGCGCTGGCGCTGGTGATCACCGGGCAGTACACCTTCGATGCCCTCAACGAGATCGTGCGGGTGCAGTTCCGGGTCGCCCAGCGCGACGATGTGACGCTGTCCTTCAACGAGCCGCGCGACTGGGCGGTGGCGCACAACCTGGAAGCCCTGCCCGGCGTGCTGCGGGTGGAACCATTCCGCTCGGCGGCGGTGACGATGCGCTTTCGCCATCGCAGCAAGCGCACCGCCATCATCGCGCTGCCGCCGCGGCGCGAGCTGCGCCGGGTGCTGGACGAAGGCGAGCGCGCCATCGACCTGCCGCCCAGGGGCATCGTGCTGACCCGCATGCTGGCCGACACGCTGGGCATTGCCGAAGGCGAGCACCTGGAGATCGACTTCATGGAAGGCCAGCGCCAGCATGCCCGAACGCCGGTGGCGCGCATCATCGACGAGCCGATCGGCATGCTGTCGTACATGGATGCGCGGGCCATGGCGGCGCTGGCGCAGGAGCCGCTGCTGGCCTCCGGCGCGTTCCTGGCGGTCGACCCGAAAACCCAGGGCACGCTGTACCGGCAGCTGAAGACCGTGCCGGCGATCCGCAGCGTCAGCCTGCGGGAGGCCACGCTGCAGAGCTTTCTGTCGACGGTGGCGGAGAACATGCGCATCAATACCGTGGTGCTGGTCGGCTTCGCCTGCATCATCGCGCTGGGCGTGGTCTATAACGCCACCCGCATCGCGCTGTCGGAACAGGCGATTGAACTGGCCAGCCTGCGCATCCTCGGTTTCACCAATGTGGAAGTGGCCGCGATGCTGCTCGGCCAGCAGGCAGCGCTGACGCTGGCCTCGCTGCCGCTGGGCTGCCTGCTCGGCTACGGCCTGGCGGCGCTGCTATCGGAATTGCTGAGCCAGGACCTGTTCCGCATTCCGCTGGTGGTCAGCCGCCGCACCTTCCTGCTGTCGATCGGCGTGGTGCTGGCCGCCGCCGCGGTGGCAAGCGCGCTGGTCTGGCGCAAGGTGCGCCGGCTGGACCTGATCGAAGTTTTGAAGACCCGGGAGTGA